The segment CGGCTACTCACGCTGCATGGACAGCTTCGCGTCAGCGATCGCTTGATTGGACTGCTCACCCTATTCGCTCAAGAGATTGGTGAGCCTACTAGCGAGGGGATTCGGCTCAAAGCTAGATTGACTCACCAAGATATCGCGAATGCTTGTTCGACGACACGGGTAACTATCACTCGATTGCTCAATCGACTTCAAGAAGAAGGTACGATTCAGTATGATTCGAGCAATCACATCATCCTACGAGCAGCAACATAAAAAAACTATCGAGATTGATATCCTGGCTACATCCAGGTTTTACACAGATCTCCGTCTATCAGTAGAATGCGATCGCTGTGCAAGCCACTAAGCTCAAAGCTAATACTTAGTTGCCGTAGCCGCTTCTAGAGCCTTCCCTCCCGGAAATCTAGAAGCTTTTTCGTGCAAAATTGTATTTGCTAACACAATCTAGATTTAACGAAAGTTCCCCCCATAGACATACCAATTTAGATAGCACCACCGCTAAATTGATCAGCTAATACTACTCCGACTTTACTCATCCCATAAGAGTAGGTAGAAACTATGGCAACAAAATTTCCAAAGTTTAGCCAAGACATTGCGCAAGATCCAACGACACGCCGCATCTGGTATGGAATTGCGAGCGCGCACGATTTTGAAACGCATGATGGCATGACTGAGGAGAAGCTATATCAAAAGATATTTGCGACTCATTTTGGTCATGTTGCAATCATTTTCCTCTGGGCATCTAGTCTGTTGTTCCACGTTGCTTGGCAGGGCAACTTTCCTCAGTGGATCAAAGACCCGATCCATCTTCGCCCCATTGCTCACGCGATTTGGGATCCTCAATTTGGTAAACCTGCGGTCGAAGCGTTTAGCCAAGGTGGAGCGAGCTATCCAGTCAACATCGCCTACTCCGGCGTGTATCACTGGTGGTATACGATCGGTATGAGAACCAATGCGGATCTCTATCAGGGATCTATTTTTCTACTTTTGCTAGCAGCACTGTTTTTATTTGCAGGATGGCTGCACCTGCAACCGAAATTTCGCCCGAGCCTAGCTTGGTTCAAAAATGCGGAATCTCGCCTAAATCACCATTTAGCTGGCTTATTTGGTGTCAGTTCTCTCGCTTGGGCAGGACATCTCATTCACGTTGCTATCCCTGAATCTCGCGGTCAGCATGTGGGTTGGGACAACTTCCTCACAACCCTGCCGCACCCGGCTGGTCTTAGACCCTTCTTTACTGGAGACTGGGGCGTGTATGCTCAAGATCCAGATACAGCAGAGCATATTTTTAATAGCTCGGACGGTGCGGGAACTGCAATTCTCACATTTCTCGGAGGTTTTCATCCTCAAACCGAATCGCTGTGGCTGACCGATATGGCGCATCATCATTTAGCGATCGCCGTTATCTTTATTATTGCGGGGCATATGTACCGCACAAATTTTGGCATTGGTCATAGCATTAAGGACATTCTCAATGCTCGCGGCAAAGGAATTCAAGGACAAGGAAACCTTCCACACCAAGGACTGTACGATACTTACAATAATTCGCTGCATTTTCAGCTTGGAATCCATTTAGCTGCTTTAGGAACAGCGCTATCTGTGGTCGCACAGCATATGTATGCAATGCCACCCTATGCGTTTATCTCCAAAGACTTCACGACGCAGGCAGCACTGTATACACACCATCAGTATCTAGCAGGGTTCTTTCTCATCGGTGCATTTGCTCATGGTGCAATCTTCTGGGTTCGTGACTATGATCCAGACAACAATCAAAATAATGTACTAGCTCGATTACTAGGTCATAAAGAAGCGATCATTTCGCATTTGAGTTGGGTTTCTTTGTTCCTTGGTTTTCATACCTTAGGGCTGTATGTTCACAATGATGTACAGGTTGCCTTTGGTGTACCAGAAAAGCAGATTCTGATTGAGCCTGTGTTTGCTCAGTGGATTCAAGCGTCTCATGGTAAAGCGCTGTATGGTTTCAATACGTTACTGTCGAACGCGGATAGCTTGGCAACGACGGCTTGGCCGAATCACGGTAATGTCTGGTTACCCGGTTGGCTCGATGCGATCAACAGTGGGACAAATTCGTTGTTCTTAACGATTGGACCGGGTGACTTCTTAGTGCATCATGCGATCGCATTAGGATTACATGTGACGACGCTCATCTGTCTGAAAGGTGCGCTCGATGCTCGTGGAAGTAAGCTAATGCCAGACAAGAAAGATTTTGGCTTTAACTTCCCCTGCGATGGTCCTGGACGCGGTGGTACTTGTCAGATTGCTTCTTGGGAACAGTCTTTCTACTTAGCAACTTTCTGGATGTTGAACACGATCGGCTGGGTGACTTTCTACTGGCACTGGAAACATTTAGCGATCTGGTCAGGCAATGTCGCACAGTTTAATGAAAGCTCAACTTATCTGATGGGTTGGCTGCGCGATTATCTCTGGCAGTACTCGGCTCCGCTGATCAATGGTTATAACGTTTACGGAACGAGTAATTTGTCTGTTTGGGCTTGGATGTTCCTGTTTGGTCATTTAGTGTGGGCAACTGGCTTTATGTTTTTGATTAGCTGGCGTGGCTATTGGCAAGAGCTGATTGAAACATTAGTCTGGGCACATGAACGCACACCGCTGGCAAATTTAGTTCGATTCAAAGATAAACCTGTTGCTTTATCGATCGTTCAAGGTTGGCTGGTTGGCTTAGTTCACTTTACGGTCGGCTATATCCTGACGTATGCTGCTTTCTTGATTGCAGCGACAACCGGTAAATTTAGCTGACGAAAAAATGGGGAGCGATGGATTTGCTACTTATGCGATCGCTGTGATTAGCATCCTAATACCAAATTGATTTTTGATCGCAACAGATGCTTCGCCCAAAAAACTCCGAGTTTGTCAAAAGCTCGGAGTTTTGCAATTTTGGAAAATTATCGCCCTAACCCTTATCGCCCTGCTCCCTGAGGTGTAATTTGCAGTTCGACTCGCCCTTCTTGGCTCCCTTGAACTGCAACCTGCTGATCATCGAGTTTTCCAGATGCTTGCGGACCTGCAATGCTAAAGGGCGGATTGCTCTGTTGATAGCTCACATTGCCATTGGCTTGAAATTGCTGCGTGATCAGATACCACACGACTCGATTGGCGCTCAACCGCGATCCATTTTTCTCCCCGACCCCTTGCACATTGCCCGTTAAGGTTGCCACTTGCTGATCGATTTGCATCTCTGCTTGGTTCGCGGTCAATCTGACTTGTTGAGCCGAATTGACGATCGTTACAGGCTCACTTGCCACCAAAGTTTTTTGATCAATGTTCCAATTCAAAGCATTGCCCGTAATCTGAGTGCCAGACTGTTTGAGTGCAATCCGAGCATTCTGACGCAGATTCACGACTTTCGCTTTGAGATCGACTTCGGTTTGTTCGGCGCTGCCTTGATCCGTGAGCTGTTTATTTTCATAGCGATCGACTTGCAGAGGGCGATCGCTCTTCAATTTCTGATTCTGAATCTCCCAACTCAGTTTTTCTCCCCGCATTTGCATCGTCGGCTCTTTCACCTGAGCGACAATCTGCCCCATGACATCCACGCGACGCGC is part of the Leptolyngbya boryana PCC 6306 genome and harbors:
- the psaB gene encoding photosystem I core protein PsaB — its product is MATKFPKFSQDIAQDPTTRRIWYGIASAHDFETHDGMTEEKLYQKIFATHFGHVAIIFLWASSLLFHVAWQGNFPQWIKDPIHLRPIAHAIWDPQFGKPAVEAFSQGGASYPVNIAYSGVYHWWYTIGMRTNADLYQGSIFLLLLAALFLFAGWLHLQPKFRPSLAWFKNAESRLNHHLAGLFGVSSLAWAGHLIHVAIPESRGQHVGWDNFLTTLPHPAGLRPFFTGDWGVYAQDPDTAEHIFNSSDGAGTAILTFLGGFHPQTESLWLTDMAHHHLAIAVIFIIAGHMYRTNFGIGHSIKDILNARGKGIQGQGNLPHQGLYDTYNNSLHFQLGIHLAALGTALSVVAQHMYAMPPYAFISKDFTTQAALYTHHQYLAGFFLIGAFAHGAIFWVRDYDPDNNQNNVLARLLGHKEAIISHLSWVSLFLGFHTLGLYVHNDVQVAFGVPEKQILIEPVFAQWIQASHGKALYGFNTLLSNADSLATTAWPNHGNVWLPGWLDAINSGTNSLFLTIGPGDFLVHHAIALGLHVTTLICLKGALDARGSKLMPDKKDFGFNFPCDGPGRGGTCQIASWEQSFYLATFWMLNTIGWVTFYWHWKHLAIWSGNVAQFNESSTYLMGWLRDYLWQYSAPLINGYNVYGTSNLSVWAWMFLFGHLVWATGFMFLISWRGYWQELIETLVWAHERTPLANLVRFKDKPVALSIVQGWLVGLVHFTVGYILTYAAFLIAATTGKFS
- the lptC gene encoding LPS export ABC transporter periplasmic protein LptC, yielding MGSRIEIDSSKFSIAPQIFYLRACILRRFILLNLALITLLMSTTACGNRNRAAERLAEGTKEAQKFDSNLTFKNITLEQANEKGQLLWKVNAEEAVYAKDKKTATIQKPRGELFQDGQTVFKIEAARSEIKEDGKSILMRGQITATDVRDGSVLKGKELEWKPAEDVLIIRDGFTGDHKQVQLAAKEGRFLTRARRVDVMGQIVAQVKEPTMQMRGEKLSWEIQNQKLKSDRPLQVDRYENKQLTDQGSAEQTEVDLKAKVVNLRQNARIALKQSGTQITGNALNWNIDQKTLVASEPVTIVNSAQQVRLTANQAEMQIDQQVATLTGNVQGVGEKNGSRLSANRVVWYLITQQFQANGNVSYQQSNPPFSIAGPQASGKLDDQQVAVQGSQEGRVELQITPQGAGR